A genomic region of Aeropyrum pernix K1 contains the following coding sequences:
- a CDS encoding S9 family peptidase, which translates to MDVEMLVRRFLAVKSSHTPRIDPSTGCIYYLSDSASSQPVIWKSCESRNDVWLPWERRVGSLEIAPDGLVAFSTDKDGDERWSIYIAGEDLGVRLVAGEDGSINMIGPWSPDGRLLAFTSNKRNGVDFDLYVFDREKGSVSIVVEGEGIIAASSWIDGSRLLAVKRNSNLDSDILAVNVYKGEAKVLTRHRGEELNTSPRPIGGGKALFISNMDSEFTGIALIDLQTGDRRLVFREQWDVEALEVSGKTVVYSLNVDGESRVYTTKIDERGSLLQPRPIEGLPRGSLLSLDLNEKLGLAVFSLSTPKHGIEIYIAGLGRSASRLTVSPKAWLREDEFVEPEHFSYESFDGIKVRALLYKPDKPLYTPPPAVVYLHGGPESQERVRFNVFPQALAAIGIATIAPNYRGSTGYGRRFVHLDDVEKRMDAVRDVYYAVKAAVEAGLVDGSRLCVMGGSYGGYLTLMSLAIYPDLWKCGVEIVGIVNLVTFIRNTSPYRRRYRIAEYGDPDVHGEIMLKLSPITYVENMKAPLMVIHGAKDPRVPVSEAEQLVEALSSRGVRVRYVRLEDEGHGIVKLENKLRVYREALEFIYENLASR; encoded by the coding sequence TTGGACGTTGAAATGCTTGTCAGAAGGTTTCTCGCAGTCAAGTCCTCCCACACACCGAGGATAGACCCCTCGACAGGCTGCATCTACTACCTCTCCGACTCTGCTTCCAGCCAGCCCGTGATATGGAAGAGCTGCGAATCGCGTAATGACGTCTGGCTCCCTTGGGAGAGGCGGGTAGGATCTCTCGAGATTGCCCCCGACGGTCTTGTAGCGTTTTCCACAGACAAGGATGGTGATGAGCGGTGGTCTATCTACATTGCTGGTGAGGACCTGGGTGTGAGACTAGTTGCCGGCGAGGACGGCAGCATTAACATGATAGGTCCCTGGAGCCCTGATGGAAGGCTTCTCGCATTCACAAGCAACAAGAGGAACGGCGTTGATTTTGACCTCTACGTCTTCGACCGGGAGAAAGGAAGCGTTAGCATTGTAGTGGAGGGTGAGGGGATCATAGCAGCATCATCATGGATCGATGGCAGCCGCCTTCTGGCTGTAAAGAGGAATAGCAACCTCGACAGCGACATATTGGCAGTAAACGTGTATAAAGGTGAAGCTAAAGTTCTCACCAGACATAGAGGAGAGGAGCTGAACACCTCACCCCGCCCTATTGGAGGCGGGAAAGCCCTGTTTATAAGCAATATGGATAGTGAGTTCACAGGCATAGCTCTCATCGACCTACAGACTGGTGATAGGAGACTGGTCTTCAGGGAACAGTGGGACGTGGAGGCGTTGGAGGTTTCTGGCAAAACGGTAGTCTACTCCCTAAACGTTGATGGGGAGAGCAGGGTTTACACGACTAAAATCGATGAACGGGGTTCCCTGCTACAACCCCGACCCATTGAGGGGCTGCCGAGAGGCTCGCTGCTGTCATTGGACCTGAACGAGAAGCTAGGTCTCGCGGTCTTCTCGCTCAGCACTCCTAAACACGGGATAGAGATTTACATTGCTGGGCTCGGGAGAAGCGCATCTAGGCTTACCGTAAGCCCCAAGGCGTGGCTGAGAGAGGATGAGTTTGTCGAGCCGGAACATTTCTCCTACGAGAGCTTCGACGGTATTAAGGTAAGAGCGCTACTATACAAGCCGGATAAACCTCTCTACACCCCGCCTCCAGCCGTCGTGTATCTACATGGAGGTCCTGAGAGCCAGGAGAGGGTTAGATTCAACGTGTTTCCCCAAGCTCTAGCGGCCATCGGTATAGCGACTATCGCCCCTAACTACAGGGGGTCCACAGGCTATGGCAGAAGGTTTGTCCATCTTGACGACGTGGAGAAGCGTATGGATGCGGTTCGCGATGTTTATTATGCGGTCAAGGCGGCTGTGGAAGCGGGGCTTGTCGATGGCTCCAGGCTCTGTGTAATGGGCGGCTCCTACGGAGGCTACCTGACTCTCATGTCACTCGCGATCTACCCCGACTTGTGGAAGTGTGGGGTTGAGATTGTTGGAATAGTTAACCTCGTCACATTTATAAGGAACACTAGCCCTTACAGGAGGAGGTACCGCATAGCCGAATATGGCGACCCCGATGTACATGGCGAGATCATGCTGAAGCTCAGCCCTATAACCTACGTTGAGAATATGAAGGCTCCACTCATGGTTATACATGGCGCCAAAGACCCTAGGGTGCCTGTAAGCGAGGCGGAGCAGCTAGTTGAGGCACTCTCGTCCAGAGGCGTAAGAGTCAGGTATGTTAGGCTTGAGGACGAGGGGCACGGTATCGTGAAGCTTGAGAACAAGCTCAGGGTGTATAGGGAAGCCCTCGAGTTTATATACGAGAATCTCGCTAGCCGATAA
- a CDS encoding transcription initiation factor IIB has product MASEIPYDESPSGEESGEIKCKNIVTDPVRGLKICADTGEIIGEDIIGTESDVKAYTPEERQQKTHYGGPLKYSHHYMGVEASLEHPRDHGPKGIKQRKILPRRPPRLSARPLTSVDKNLQTALSLINEVASRMGMPEIVVEDASKIYREAMEKGLTRGRSIESIVAASLYAASRIHGLPHSLTDIIKAMKGNVDAETRRDVARSYRLLVRDLNIKIPVRKPENFVYTIISALGLPEHVAIEAIKIIDLSRKKGLTAGKDPGGLAGAAVYLAALKHGIRKTQKEIAHVVGVTEVTIRNRYKEIAQALGIEEELEEKGGEEKG; this is encoded by the coding sequence ATGGCTTCGGAAATACCTTATGACGAGAGCCCTTCTGGCGAGGAAAGCGGGGAGATTAAATGCAAGAACATCGTGACAGACCCGGTAAGAGGTCTGAAGATTTGTGCTGACACTGGAGAGATAATAGGCGAGGACATTATAGGGACTGAGAGTGACGTCAAAGCCTACACGCCAGAGGAGAGGCAGCAGAAAACCCATTACGGAGGCCCCCTAAAATACTCACACCACTATATGGGTGTGGAGGCTAGCCTCGAGCACCCCAGAGACCACGGCCCCAAGGGTATTAAGCAGAGGAAGATACTGCCCAGAAGGCCCCCCCGCCTCTCAGCTAGACCTCTGACCAGTGTTGACAAAAACCTGCAGACAGCACTCTCGCTCATTAACGAGGTAGCGAGCAGAATGGGCATGCCCGAGATAGTTGTTGAAGACGCGAGCAAGATCTACAGAGAGGCCATGGAGAAAGGGCTGACCCGGGGTAGGAGCATTGAAAGCATAGTGGCGGCGTCCCTCTACGCTGCATCACGCATACACGGGCTCCCGCATAGCCTAACAGACATTATAAAAGCCATGAAAGGAAACGTCGATGCTGAGACCCGCAGAGACGTCGCCCGGAGTTACAGGCTCCTTGTCAGGGATCTCAACATAAAAATACCGGTTCGTAAGCCGGAGAACTTTGTCTACACTATAATCAGTGCCCTAGGTCTTCCAGAACACGTCGCTATAGAGGCGATCAAAATAATAGACCTTTCCCGCAAGAAAGGCCTAACCGCAGGTAAGGATCCAGGCGGGCTTGCCGGGGCAGCAGTATATCTGGCGGCGCTCAAGCATGGGATCAGGAAGACGCAGAAGGAGATAGCCCACGTAGTTGGGGTAACGGAAGTTACAATCCGGAATAGATACAAGGAGATAGCCCAGGCCCTAGGCATTGAGGAAGAGCTAGAGGAGAAAGGTGGCGAGGAAAAAGGCTAG
- a CDS encoding PFL family protein, which translates to MEQPGFKLRAVTIHFEASADVDSIEDAVFKAKEAIDRLTAEKGVEVWSLRAVLTPGESVADSLGRVAELEPLVEEEGVFINLGLHNASADDWEAVSGIVESGFFLSFALENGTWEEARSYSKLLHRLADKSPDLAVHIGFNPLGTHILTPYFPLATSPGEQRTVTVALLYPRYLLESFRKGGLQAVIDSMVDAAQLSGEYGKAVAKDVEGSFAGVDLSISPWMEESSLALVEEVGGVRLPEPGFAYGLRLVNEAIAAAASKTGYAVGFNEVQLPVAEDSKLKVRVAELETSARDLLRLSGVCLAGLDMAVIPASLDGVAGLLLEARAYSRAKGSIVGVRLIPLDGVEPGDEVFLKRFGEVPVIPI; encoded by the coding sequence GTGGAGCAGCCCGGATTTAAGTTAAGGGCGGTTACAATCCATTTCGAGGCTTCGGCTGATGTTGATAGCATTGAGGATGCCGTCTTTAAAGCTAAGGAGGCTATTGACCGTCTAACGGCGGAGAAGGGGGTGGAGGTTTGGAGCCTGAGAGCAGTGCTCACCCCGGGAGAGAGTGTTGCCGATTCCCTGGGTAGAGTTGCCGAGCTTGAGCCTTTAGTTGAGGAGGAGGGCGTTTTCATCAACCTCGGGCTACACAATGCTTCTGCCGATGATTGGGAGGCTGTAAGTGGTATAGTTGAGAGCGGGTTCTTCTTGAGCTTCGCCCTCGAGAATGGCACTTGGGAAGAAGCCAGAAGCTATTCTAAGCTTCTTCACCGTCTAGCAGATAAGAGTCCTGATCTGGCTGTGCACATTGGCTTCAACCCGCTGGGAACACACATACTAACACCTTATTTCCCCCTAGCCACCAGCCCCGGCGAGCAAAGAACCGTGACAGTTGCTCTTCTTTACCCTAGATATCTTCTTGAAAGCTTCAGAAAAGGGGGTCTCCAGGCCGTTATTGATTCCATGGTTGATGCTGCACAACTTTCCGGGGAGTATGGTAAAGCTGTGGCAAAAGATGTAGAAGGCTCATTCGCGGGTGTGGATCTCAGCATTTCGCCATGGATGGAGGAGTCCAGCCTAGCTCTTGTCGAGGAGGTTGGGGGCGTAAGGCTTCCGGAGCCCGGTTTCGCCTATGGACTTAGGCTTGTCAATGAAGCTATAGCCGCGGCTGCCTCAAAGACCGGGTATGCCGTCGGGTTTAACGAAGTCCAGCTCCCGGTTGCAGAGGATTCGAAGCTGAAAGTCAGAGTTGCCGAGCTGGAAACGTCGGCCAGGGATCTTCTGAGACTATCTGGAGTATGTCTAGCCGGTCTAGATATGGCAGTGATCCCCGCCTCCCTTGATGGTGTTGCAGGACTCCTGCTCGAGGCCAGGGCCTACTCTAGGGCTAAGGGCAGTATAGTGGGTGTTAGGCTGATACCGCTCGACGGCGTGGAGCCGGGCGACGAGGTCTTCTTGAAGAGGTTTGGGGAGGTGCCCGTCATACCAATCTAA
- a CDS encoding CopD family protein has product MVTDYQVAQLIHILAASVWIGGHIVIVLGYLPRFIATGDFRHLEQFESVYEKIGMPSLVIAAVTGLYMAVKLGWPEGAVASLVNLKIALLVATILLAVDARLRIIRRYRRGGSISTVDMAAHIIAVTLISILFAVVGWEIRY; this is encoded by the coding sequence ATGGTTACTGATTACCAAGTCGCCCAGCTAATTCATATCCTGGCTGCTTCAGTCTGGATAGGCGGCCATATTGTGATTGTTCTCGGCTACCTACCGAGATTCATTGCTACTGGCGATTTTAGGCATCTTGAGCAGTTTGAGAGTGTCTACGAGAAGATTGGAATGCCTAGTCTGGTGATAGCGGCTGTTACCGGGTTATATATGGCGGTGAAGCTGGGCTGGCCTGAGGGGGCTGTGGCTAGCCTTGTGAATTTGAAGATTGCACTCCTTGTTGCAACCATACTGTTGGCAGTTGACGCACGTCTTAGAATAATAAGGCGATATAGGCGGGGGGGTAGTATTAGCACTGTTGACATGGCTGCCCACATAATAGCCGTGACTCTGATATCGATTCTCTTTGCAGTAGTGGGATGGGAGATAAGGTACTAG